From one Streptomyces sp. Q6 genomic stretch:
- a CDS encoding NAD-dependent epimerase/dehydratase family protein: MRVLLIGANGYLGRFVADRLLADPAVQLTALGRGDDADVRFDLATGSPGALTRFLDAVHPGVVINCAGATRGGARDLTRHNTVAVATVCEALRRSGCGARLVQIGCGAEYGPSQPGSSTAEDAVPRPGGPYGVSKLAATELVLGSGLDAVVLRVFSPAGPGTPAGSPLGRLAEAMRRAMQAGDGELKLGGLGAQRDFIDVRDVARAVHAASLSAAQGVINIGSGRAVRLRDAAAVLARVAGFGGALHELDAPSLGLRQSVAHPRTESDHGMHGPSAAAYPYPDGCGSWQQADVRTARDRLGWRPRINLEESLADIWMEAACRI, translated from the coding sequence ATGAGGGTCCTGCTGATCGGAGCCAACGGATATCTCGGCCGCTTCGTCGCCGACCGGCTGCTCGCCGACCCCGCCGTGCAGCTGACCGCGCTCGGCCGAGGCGACGACGCCGACGTCCGCTTCGACCTCGCCACCGGCAGCCCGGGCGCGCTCACCCGCTTCCTGGACGCCGTCCACCCCGGAGTGGTCATCAACTGTGCCGGTGCCACCCGCGGCGGCGCCCGCGACCTCACCCGGCACAACACCGTCGCCGTCGCCACCGTCTGCGAGGCCCTGCGCCGCAGCGGCTGCGGCGCCCGACTGGTACAGATCGGCTGCGGCGCCGAGTACGGCCCGTCGCAGCCCGGCTCGTCCACCGCCGAGGACGCGGTGCCCCGCCCCGGCGGCCCGTACGGCGTCAGCAAGCTCGCCGCCACCGAACTGGTCCTCGGCTCCGGCCTCGACGCCGTCGTCCTGCGCGTCTTCTCGCCCGCAGGCCCCGGCACCCCGGCCGGATCCCCGCTCGGCCGGCTCGCCGAGGCGATGCGCCGCGCGATGCAGGCCGGCGACGGCGAACTGAAACTCGGCGGCCTCGGCGCACAGCGCGACTTCATCGACGTACGGGACGTGGCCCGCGCCGTGCACGCCGCGTCCCTCTCCGCCGCACAGGGCGTCATCAACATCGGCTCGGGCCGCGCCGTCCGACTGCGGGACGCGGCCGCCGTGCTCGCCCGCGTCGCCGGATTCGGCGGCGCTCTCCACGAACTGGACGCGCCGTCTCTCGGGCTGAGGCAATCCGTCGCCCACCCGCGCACCGAATCCGACCACGGGATGCACGGCCCGTCGGCCGCCGCGTACCCGTACCCCGACGGCTGCGGCAGCTGGCAGCAGGCCGACGTGCGCACCGCGCGCGACCGGCTCGGCTGGCGTCCGCGCATCAACCTCGAAGAGTCCCTCGCCGACATCTGGATGGAGGCGGCATGCCGTATCTGA
- a CDS encoding spherulation-specific family 4 protein, with protein sequence MPYLTPVTTGQSSTDVRLGFGVPGFAHPLVAPTEWGELTRPATPLHWVVLNVANGPGARPDPHCLAAAGRLRNAGVRVLGHLDMTYGARSFGELVSDAHRFLDWYQVDGFSVDRCPTERAALPEVRRTVTTLRALVDDAYIVLGHGTHPYPGYAETADQLVTFSGPWSDYRWSQVAEWTADYPPERFCHFVHGMPRGHLEEALRIARWQGAGTIYFTDRTDRGGPSAPWESMPGYWDEIVSRIGPGVSE encoded by the coding sequence ATGCCGTATCTGACCCCTGTCACGACCGGCCAGTCGAGCACTGATGTACGCCTGGGCTTCGGCGTCCCAGGATTCGCCCACCCCCTCGTCGCCCCCACCGAATGGGGCGAACTCACCCGCCCGGCAACCCCTTTGCACTGGGTTGTCCTCAATGTCGCCAATGGGCCGGGGGCCCGCCCCGACCCCCACTGCCTGGCGGCGGCGGGCCGGCTTCGCAACGCGGGAGTACGTGTCCTTGGTCACCTGGACATGACCTACGGCGCCCGCTCCTTCGGTGAACTCGTCTCCGACGCCCACCGCTTCCTGGACTGGTACCAGGTCGACGGCTTCTCCGTGGACCGCTGCCCCACCGAGCGGGCCGCCCTCCCCGAGGTCCGGCGCACCGTCACGACGCTGCGCGCGCTCGTCGACGACGCGTACATCGTGCTCGGCCACGGCACCCACCCGTACCCCGGATACGCCGAGACCGCCGACCAGTTGGTGACGTTCTCCGGCCCCTGGAGCGACTACCGCTGGTCGCAGGTCGCCGAATGGACCGCCGACTATCCGCCCGAGCGGTTCTGCCACTTCGTCCACGGCATGCCCCGAGGGCATCTGGAAGAGGCGCTGCGCATCGCGCGCTGGCAGGGCGCCGGCACCATCTACTTCACCGACCGCACGGACCGCGGTGGCCCGAGCGCCCCCTGGGAGTCGATGCCCGGTTACTGGGACGAGATCGTCTCGCGTATCGGACCAGGTGTCTCGGAATGA
- the moeZ gene encoding adenylyltransferase/sulfurtransferase MoeZ, translating into MSLPPLVEPAAELTVDEVRRYSRHLIIPDVGMDGQKRLKNAKVLAVGAGGLGSPALMYLAAAGVGTLGIVEFDEVDESNLQRQIIHSQADIGRSKAESAKDSVLGINPYVNVILHEERLEADNVMDIFSQYDLIVDGTDNFATRYLVNDACVLLNKPYVWGSIYRFDGQASVFWSEHGPCYRCLYPEPPPPGMVPSCAEGGVLGVLCASIGSIQVTEAIKVLAGVGDPLVGRLMIYDALEMQYRQVKVRKDPNCAVCGENPTVTELIDYEAFCGVVSEEAQEAAAGSTITPKQLKEWIDDGESIEIIDVREPNEYEIVSIPGAKLIPKNEFLMGTALEGLPQDKKIVLHCKTGVRSAEVLAVLKSAGFADAVHVGGGVIGWVNQIEPSKPVY; encoded by the coding sequence GTGTCGCTGCCACCCCTGGTCGAGCCAGCTGCTGAGCTCACCGTAGACGAGGTCCGCAGGTACTCCCGCCACCTGATCATCCCGGATGTCGGGATGGACGGGCAGAAGCGGCTGAAGAACGCCAAGGTGCTGGCCGTGGGCGCCGGCGGCCTCGGCTCCCCGGCCCTCATGTACCTGGCCGCCGCCGGCGTGGGCACGCTGGGCATCGTGGAGTTCGACGAGGTCGACGAGTCCAACCTGCAGCGTCAGATCATCCACAGCCAGGCCGACATCGGCCGCTCGAAGGCGGAGTCCGCGAAGGACTCGGTCCTCGGCATCAACCCGTACGTGAACGTGATCCTCCACGAAGAGCGGCTCGAGGCCGACAACGTGATGGACATCTTCAGCCAGTACGACCTGATCGTCGACGGCACCGACAACTTCGCGACGCGGTACCTCGTCAACGACGCGTGCGTGCTGCTCAACAAGCCCTACGTGTGGGGTTCCATCTACCGCTTCGACGGCCAGGCCTCGGTCTTCTGGTCCGAGCACGGGCCGTGCTACCGCTGCCTGTACCCGGAGCCCCCGCCGCCGGGCATGGTCCCCTCCTGCGCCGAGGGCGGCGTCCTGGGCGTGCTGTGCGCGTCCATCGGCTCCATCCAGGTCACCGAGGCGATCAAGGTCCTGGCCGGCGTCGGCGACCCGCTGGTCGGCCGCCTGATGATCTACGACGCTCTTGAGATGCAGTACCGCCAGGTCAAGGTCCGCAAGGACCCGAACTGCGCGGTCTGCGGTGAGAACCCGACCGTCACCGAGCTCATCGACTACGAGGCCTTCTGCGGTGTCGTGTCCGAAGAGGCGCAGGAGGCGGCCGCCGGTTCGACGATCACTCCCAAGCAGCTCAAGGAGTGGATCGACGACGGCGAGAGCATCGAGATCATCGACGTCCGCGAGCCGAACGAGTACGAGATCGTCTCCATCCCGGGCGCCAAGCTGATCCCGAAGAACGAGTTCCTCATGGGCACCGCCCTCGAAGGACTGCCGCAGGACAAGAAGATCGTCTTGCATTGCAAGACGGGTGTCCGCAGTGCGGAAGTCCTCGCCGTGCTGAAGTCCGCGGGCTTCGCGGACGCCGTGCACGTCGGCGGCGGCGTCATCGGCTGGGTCAACCAGATCGAGCCGAGCAAGCCGGTCTACTAG
- a CDS encoding alpha/beta hydrolase, with protein sequence MAAQDAHAHAGVRTRAEQGARARRLAVVAAVAIGLVAGCSSGGEGGRADPKPPAAGSGEASRSGSSTPRAAALPALPSSITGQRLDWGRCTSTGSAPAPGSDWRCAKLKAPLDYAKPDGPTIDIALIRAEARGDRGERIGSLLFNFGGPGGSGVDLLPAFAPQYAKLRERYDLVSFDPRGVAASRGVRCRSDKETQAAESVDLTPDTAGEEKAYFKDAADFGQGCRTAGDLLGHVSTIEAARDMDLMRQVLGDDELHYMGVSYGTELGGVYAHLFPDKVGRLTLDAVVDPTAGRVGQAENQARGFQRALDNYLKSRGKDPKEGSREIAALLKRLDEHPLPTSGGRELNESLATTGIAVTLYSKNSWPALTRGLKDAEKGDGTSLLALADSYNDRDASGHYGTSSHSQRAISCLDDKVRPTAAETKKRLARFREISPVFGAYMGWDTAGWCHDWPVAGQWKDPEVSAPGAAPVLVVGNTGDPATPYEGARRMADELGKGVGVELTWKGEGHGAYGSGSSCVDSAVNDYLLEGRIPRDGTVCS encoded by the coding sequence ATGGCGGCACAGGACGCGCATGCCCACGCGGGCGTACGCACACGCGCAGAACAGGGGGCCCGCGCCCGCAGGCTGGCGGTGGTCGCCGCGGTGGCGATCGGCCTGGTCGCGGGCTGCAGTTCGGGCGGGGAAGGCGGAAGGGCCGATCCGAAACCGCCCGCCGCGGGCAGCGGCGAGGCATCGCGCTCGGGGAGCTCGACACCGCGCGCCGCGGCGCTGCCCGCGCTCCCTTCCTCGATCACCGGGCAGCGCCTCGACTGGGGTCGCTGTACGTCGACCGGGAGCGCGCCCGCGCCCGGCTCCGACTGGCGGTGCGCGAAGCTCAAGGCACCGCTCGACTACGCGAAGCCGGACGGGCCGACGATCGACATCGCCCTGATCCGGGCCGAGGCACGCGGCGACCGGGGCGAGCGGATCGGCTCGCTGCTGTTCAACTTCGGCGGCCCGGGCGGTTCCGGTGTGGATCTGCTGCCGGCCTTCGCACCGCAGTACGCGAAATTGCGCGAGCGCTACGACCTGGTCAGCTTCGATCCGCGCGGGGTCGCGGCGAGCCGTGGTGTGCGGTGCCGCAGCGACAAGGAGACGCAGGCCGCGGAGTCCGTCGACCTCACTCCGGACACGGCCGGGGAAGAGAAGGCGTACTTCAAGGACGCCGCCGACTTCGGGCAGGGCTGCCGCACGGCAGGTGACCTGCTGGGTCATGTGTCGACCATCGAGGCGGCCCGCGACATGGACCTGATGCGGCAGGTGCTCGGGGACGACGAGCTGCACTACATGGGCGTCTCGTACGGCACCGAACTGGGCGGCGTCTACGCCCACTTGTTCCCCGACAAGGTGGGCCGGCTCACGCTGGACGCGGTGGTCGACCCGACAGCGGGACGGGTCGGGCAGGCGGAGAACCAGGCGCGCGGCTTCCAGCGCGCGCTCGACAACTATCTGAAGTCCCGCGGCAAGGACCCGAAGGAGGGCTCGCGCGAGATCGCGGCGCTCCTGAAGCGCCTGGACGAACACCCTCTCCCGACGTCGGGCGGCCGGGAGTTGAACGAGTCGCTCGCGACGACCGGCATCGCGGTCACTCTGTACAGCAAGAACAGCTGGCCCGCCCTGACCCGGGGGCTCAAGGACGCGGAGAAGGGCGACGGCACCTCGCTCCTCGCGCTCGCCGACTCGTACAACGACCGTGACGCGAGCGGTCATTACGGCACATCGAGCCACTCGCAGCGCGCGATCTCCTGCCTGGACGACAAGGTACGGCCGACGGCGGCGGAGACGAAGAAGCGGCTGGCGAGGTTCCGGGAGATCTCGCCGGTCTTCGGCGCGTACATGGGCTGGGACACGGCGGGCTGGTGCCACGACTGGCCGGTCGCGGGTCAGTGGAAGGACCCGGAGGTGAGCGCGCCGGGCGCGGCGCCGGTGCTCGTGGTGGGCAACACGGGAGACCCGGCGACGCCGTACGAGGGTGCGCGGCGGATGGCCGACGAGTTGGGCAAGGGTGTCGGCGTCGAGCTGACGTGGAAGGGCGAGGGGCACGGCGCGTACGGCTCCGGCAGCTCCTGCGTCGACTCGGCGGTCAACGACTATCTACTGGAGGGTCGAATACCGCGCGACGGCACGGTGTGCTCCTGA
- a CDS encoding alpha/beta hydrolase, with protein sequence MPNPSRPRAAALAVSAALLSASLAACSSDAKDDVDLPSQALSWKDCPAPSASEGGGDAPSPLPGGAEWQCATMKAPLNWDDPEGDTIDLALIRARASGDEDQRIGSLIFNFGGPGGSGVTTLPAFGSDYAKLRTRYDLVSFDPRGVGRSAGVECEDDEQLDEYFEQDSTPDDAEEQKKLVDNITSFNKACDKNSGTVLPHVRTTDAARDMDLMRQVLGDDKLHYFGISYGTELGGVYAHLFPKNVGRAVFDGVVDPTQDPEQGSLGQAKGFQLALDNYAKDCTSKTEDCPIGDTPAEVKAKIAKLLKELDDKPIPGIFPRDLTQTAATNGIAQSLYSQDFWEYLTEGLQQAYDDDGKILMLLSDSMNGRNEDGRYSNIQAANVSINCADDKPRYTTEDVEAKLPEFREASPLFGDYLAWGMLGCTNWAVDGTADHPDVSASGSAPILVVGNTGDPATPYEGARKMVDALGDGVGVELTYKGQGHGAYDSDSTCVHSAVNDYLLDGTVPKEGTVCT encoded by the coding sequence ATGCCCAATCCGTCCCGGCCCCGCGCCGCTGCCCTGGCCGTCTCCGCCGCCCTGCTCTCCGCCTCCCTCGCGGCTTGCAGCAGCGACGCGAAGGACGACGTGGATCTGCCGTCCCAGGCACTGAGCTGGAAGGACTGCCCCGCCCCTTCGGCGTCCGAGGGCGGCGGCGACGCTCCCTCCCCGCTGCCCGGCGGCGCCGAGTGGCAGTGCGCCACCATGAAAGCGCCGCTGAACTGGGACGACCCCGAGGGTGACACCATCGATCTCGCGCTGATCCGCGCGCGGGCGAGCGGTGACGAGGACCAGCGCATCGGTTCGCTGATCTTCAACTTCGGCGGGCCCGGCGGCTCGGGCGTCACGACCCTGCCGGCGTTCGGCTCCGACTACGCGAAGCTGCGCACCCGCTACGACCTCGTGAGCTTCGATCCGCGCGGGGTGGGCCGCAGCGCGGGCGTGGAGTGCGAGGACGACGAGCAGCTCGACGAGTACTTCGAGCAGGACTCGACGCCCGACGACGCGGAGGAGCAGAAGAAGCTCGTCGACAACATCACGTCGTTCAACAAGGCCTGCGACAAGAACTCCGGCACGGTCCTCCCCCACGTACGCACCACGGACGCGGCCCGCGACATGGATCTGATGCGCCAGGTCCTCGGCGACGACAAGCTGCACTACTTCGGGATCTCGTACGGCACCGAACTGGGCGGCGTCTACGCCCACTTGTTCCCCAAGAACGTGGGCCGCGCCGTGTTCGACGGCGTCGTCGACCCCACGCAGGACCCGGAGCAGGGCTCCCTCGGACAGGCCAAGGGCTTCCAGCTCGCCCTCGACAACTACGCGAAGGACTGCACGTCCAAGACCGAGGACTGCCCGATCGGGGACACGCCCGCGGAGGTCAAGGCCAAGATCGCCAAGCTCCTCAAGGAACTCGACGACAAGCCGATCCCGGGCATCTTCCCGCGTGATCTGACGCAGACCGCCGCCACCAACGGCATCGCCCAGTCCCTGTACTCGCAGGACTTCTGGGAGTACCTCACCGAGGGCCTTCAGCAGGCGTACGACGATGACGGCAAGATCCTGATGCTGCTGTCGGACTCGATGAACGGGCGGAACGAGGACGGCCGGTACAGCAACATCCAGGCCGCGAACGTCTCCATCAACTGCGCCGACGACAAGCCGCGTTACACCACCGAGGACGTCGAGGCGAAGCTGCCCGAGTTCCGCGAGGCCTCTCCGCTGTTCGGCGACTACCTCGCCTGGGGCATGCTCGGCTGCACGAACTGGGCGGTCGACGGCACCGCCGACCACCCCGACGTCAGCGCGTCGGGCTCCGCCCCGATCCTGGTCGTCGGGAACACCGGGGACCCCGCCACCCCGTACGAGGGCGCGCGGAAGATGGTGGACGCGCTCGGCGACGGTGTGGGCGTCGAGCTGACGTACAAGGGCCAGGGGCACGGGGCGTACGACAGCGACAGCACGTGCGTGCACAGCGCGGTGAACGACTATCTCCTCGACGGGACGGTCCCGAAAGAGGGAACGGTCTGCACCTGA
- the hemG gene encoding protoporphyrinogen oxidase has protein sequence MRSAIVIGGGISGLAAAWELRKHADVTVLESAPRVGGQLRSVYVAGVPVDVGAEVLTAEQPEALALARDVGLADALREPADAALCIWSDGALRPLPARQVRGIPAEPAALTGTGLLSDDGINRLSQEEALPAHGLEGDVPVAEYLAGRIGREAVDRLVDPLLGARGGGLADRLSLRAALPRLAAVARRGGSVVREVRATLSTAPSPATAAYGVDGGLGRLPQAVATASGARVLTETRAHEVRRTPAGRWRVLATTGDGPLVMETDAVICALPAGPAAALLRPHAPVAEAGLAGVRHAGTAVVTLAFARATMPRRPPEGNGYVVPPIERRATREVTFLSNKWRHVDDAEPGLFLLRASLGHIGEEHRLAVPDRHLIRSAVVELRLAVGALGEPVAARVTRWENALPQFDVGHGERIDTIRAALKALPGLDVCGAAYAGMDVASCVASGRAAALRVVAGAAY, from the coding sequence ATGCGTTCAGCAATCGTCATCGGCGGCGGAATCAGCGGGCTCGCCGCGGCCTGGGAACTGCGGAAGCACGCCGATGTCACCGTCCTGGAGAGCGCTCCGCGCGTGGGTGGCCAGCTGCGTTCCGTCTACGTAGCGGGGGTCCCGGTCGACGTGGGCGCCGAGGTGCTGACGGCGGAGCAGCCGGAAGCCCTCGCCCTCGCCCGTGACGTGGGACTCGCGGACGCGCTGCGCGAACCCGCCGACGCAGCCCTGTGCATCTGGTCGGACGGCGCTCTGCGTCCGCTGCCCGCCCGGCAGGTGAGGGGGATCCCCGCCGAGCCGGCCGCGCTCACCGGCACCGGCCTGCTGTCCGACGACGGCATCAATCGGCTGAGCCAGGAAGAAGCGCTTCCCGCGCACGGCCTGGAGGGCGACGTACCGGTCGCCGAGTACCTCGCGGGGCGGATCGGCAGAGAGGCCGTCGACCGCCTCGTCGACCCGCTGCTCGGCGCCCGCGGCGGCGGTCTCGCCGACCGGCTCTCGCTGCGGGCCGCGCTGCCCCGCCTCGCCGCCGTCGCCCGCCGGGGCGGGTCCGTGGTCCGGGAGGTGCGGGCCACCCTGTCCACAGCACCCTCCCCGGCCACGGCGGCGTACGGCGTCGACGGCGGCCTGGGCCGACTGCCGCAGGCCGTCGCGACGGCGAGCGGCGCCCGCGTCCTGACCGAGACGCGCGCGCACGAGGTGCGGCGCACACCGGCCGGACGCTGGCGGGTGCTGGCCACCACCGGGGACGGACCGCTCGTCATGGAGACGGACGCCGTGATCTGCGCGCTGCCCGCGGGCCCCGCCGCCGCGCTGCTGCGCCCGCACGCACCCGTCGCCGAGGCCGGGCTGGCCGGTGTCCGGCACGCGGGGACCGCCGTGGTCACCCTGGCCTTCGCCCGCGCGACGATGCCGCGACGCCCTCCCGAGGGGAACGGATACGTCGTCCCTCCTATCGAGAGACGTGCCACGCGGGAGGTCACCTTCTTGTCCAACAAATGGCGGCACGTGGACGACGCCGAACCAGGTCTCTTCTTGTTGCGCGCCTCTTTGGGACACATAGGAGAGGAGCACCGACTGGCCGTCCCCGACCGGCACTTGATACGCAGCGCCGTCGTAGAACTGCGGCTGGCCGTGGGCGCCTTAGGGGAGCCGGTCGCCGCGCGTGTCACCCGCTGGGAGAACGCTCTGCCGCAGTTCGACGTCGGCCATGGTGAGCGGATCGACACGATCCGAGCGGCGTTGAAGGCGCTGCCCGGCCTCGATGTGTGCGGCGCGGCCTACGCAGGCATGGATGTCGCGTCCTGTGTGGCCTCGGGCCGGGCCGCGGCCCTCCGGGTCGTGGCCGGGGCCGCGTATTGA
- a CDS encoding lysylphosphatidylglycerol synthase domain-containing protein, with the protein MHPDKAEGTSVTPARPEETADEAVDAKHEEPLHDPDCVDADAHAERVEGDEPLLPARVHRPSDLMRLLVGLLAIAVLLAIAAFAHATTSGFAQDIDKGTGQAPDLLTKFAGLASSIAILLVPVAFAIERLIKRDGLRIADGVLAAVLAHGVTLATDLWVAKAAPQSIQDALTKVSPGDIHALTDPVHGYLAPVIAYMTAVGMSRRPRWRVVLWVVLLLDAFAMLVTGYTTPFSIILTILIGWTVAYGTLYAVGSPNVRPTGQTLLAGLRHVGFHPVSAAREEAHEGATENGDRGRRYFVTLEDGPPLDVTVVDREQQAQGFFYRVWRRLTLRGITQRRSLQSLRQALEQEALLAYAAISAGANAPKLIATSELGPDAVMLVYEHIGGRSLDAMPDEEITDELLHDTWRQAQALQSRRIAHRRLAGDAILVDRSGTVILTDLRGGEIAAGDLVLRMDIAQLLTTLGLRVGAERSVASAVAVLGPDTVADCLPLLQPIALTRSTRATLRKLGRERAQREREAVLEASSKAKQTRLEESGAEADTDGKKSVRAEKKSEKAERQAEKRALDEALDEAREEDLLTQIRHQVLRIRPQAPVEPARLERIRPRTLISFIAGAIGAYFLLSQLTHIDFGTIVSEAEWGWVGLAVLFSALSYFAAAMSLLGFVPERVPFMRTVAAQVAGSFVKIVAPAAVGGVALNTRFLQRGGVRPGLAVASVGASQLFGMCSHILLLLTFGYLTGTEKTPSLSPSRTVIAGLLTVAVLVLVVTSIPFLRKFVVTRVRSLFAGVVPRMLDVLQRPRKLLTGIGGMLLLTACFVMCLDASIRAFGDNTTSLSLASVAVVFLAGNALGSAAPTPGGVGAVEATLTVGLIAVGLPKEVAAPAVLLYRLLTLWLPVLPGWLFFNHLSRKGAL; encoded by the coding sequence GTGCACCCCGACAAAGCGGAGGGCACCTCTGTGACACCGGCGCGCCCTGAAGAGACCGCCGACGAGGCGGTCGACGCGAAGCACGAAGAGCCTCTGCACGACCCCGACTGCGTCGACGCGGACGCGCACGCGGAGCGGGTCGAGGGCGACGAACCGCTGCTCCCCGCGCGCGTGCACCGTCCTTCCGATCTCATGCGCCTCCTCGTGGGGCTGCTCGCGATCGCCGTGCTGCTCGCCATCGCCGCGTTCGCGCACGCCACGACCTCGGGCTTCGCCCAGGACATCGACAAGGGCACCGGGCAGGCGCCCGACCTGCTGACGAAGTTCGCGGGCCTGGCGTCGAGCATCGCCATCCTTCTCGTACCGGTCGCGTTCGCGATCGAGCGGCTCATCAAGCGCGACGGGCTGCGGATCGCCGACGGCGTCCTCGCCGCCGTACTCGCGCACGGCGTGACGCTCGCGACCGACCTCTGGGTCGCCAAGGCCGCGCCGCAGTCGATCCAGGACGCGCTCACGAAGGTGTCGCCCGGCGACATCCACGCGCTGACCGATCCGGTGCACGGCTACTTGGCGCCCGTCATCGCCTACATGACGGCCGTGGGCATGTCCCGGCGACCACGCTGGCGCGTGGTGCTGTGGGTGGTGCTGCTGCTCGACGCCTTCGCGATGCTGGTCACCGGTTACACGACGCCGTTCTCGATCATCCTGACGATCCTCATCGGCTGGACCGTCGCCTACGGAACGCTGTACGCGGTCGGCTCCCCCAACGTGCGCCCCACCGGGCAGACGCTCCTCGCCGGTCTGCGGCATGTCGGCTTCCACCCGGTGAGCGCCGCCCGCGAGGAGGCCCACGAGGGCGCCACGGAGAACGGCGACCGAGGGCGGCGCTACTTCGTCACCCTGGAGGACGGACCGCCGCTCGATGTGACGGTCGTCGACCGGGAACAGCAGGCGCAGGGCTTCTTCTACCGCGTGTGGCGGCGCCTGACGCTGCGCGGCATCACGCAGCGCCGCAGCCTCCAGTCGCTGCGCCAGGCGCTCGAGCAGGAGGCGCTGCTCGCGTACGCCGCGATCTCCGCCGGGGCGAACGCGCCGAAGCTCATCGCCACCTCCGAGCTGGGTCCCGACGCCGTGATGCTCGTCTACGAGCACATCGGTGGCCGCTCGCTGGACGCGATGCCGGACGAGGAGATCACGGACGAGCTGCTGCACGACACCTGGCGTCAGGCGCAGGCACTCCAGTCGCGGCGGATCGCGCACCGGCGGCTCGCCGGAGACGCGATTCTGGTGGATCGTTCCGGCACGGTCATCCTCACGGACCTGCGCGGCGGCGAGATCGCCGCGGGCGATCTGGTGCTGCGGATGGACATCGCGCAACTGCTGACGACGCTGGGGCTGCGAGTGGGTGCCGAGCGGTCCGTCGCGTCCGCCGTCGCCGTCCTCGGCCCGGACACGGTCGCCGACTGCCTGCCCCTGCTCCAGCCGATCGCGCTCACCCGGTCCACCAGGGCCACCCTGCGCAAGCTCGGACGGGAACGCGCCCAGCGCGAGCGCGAGGCCGTCCTGGAGGCCTCCAGCAAGGCCAAGCAGACCCGGCTGGAGGAGTCCGGAGCCGAGGCCGACACGGACGGCAAGAAGTCCGTGCGCGCCGAGAAGAAGTCCGAGAAGGCCGAGCGGCAGGCCGAAAAGCGCGCCTTGGACGAAGCCCTGGACGAGGCCCGTGAGGAGGACCTGCTCACCCAGATCCGCCACCAGGTGCTGCGTATCCGGCCGCAGGCGCCCGTCGAACCGGCCCGCCTGGAGCGCATCAGGCCGCGCACACTGATCAGTTTCATCGCGGGCGCGATCGGCGCCTACTTCCTGCTGTCGCAACTCACGCACATCGACTTCGGCACCATCGTCAGCGAGGCCGAGTGGGGCTGGGTCGGGCTCGCGGTGCTGTTCTCCGCGCTCAGCTACTTCGCGGCCGCGATGAGCCTGCTGGGATTCGTTCCGGAACGCGTGCCCTTCATGCGGACCGTCGCGGCCCAGGTCGCCGGGTCGTTCGTGAAGATCGTCGCGCCTGCCGCGGTCGGCGGCGTCGCCCTCAACACGCGCTTCTTGCAGCGCGGTGGCGTCCGTCCCGGTCTCGCCGTCGCGAGCGTCGGCGCCTCGCAGCTGTTCGGCATGTGCAGCCACATCCTGCTGCTGCTGACCTTCGGCTACCTGACAGGGACCGAGAAGACGCCTTCCTTGTCACCGTCCCGGACCGTGATCGCGGGTCTGCTGACCGTCGCTGTTCTCGTCCTTGTGGTGACGTCGATCCCGTTCCTGCGGAAGTTCGTCGTCACGCGCGTGAGGTCGCTGTTCGCCGGTGTCGTGCCGCGCATGCTCGACGTGTTGCAGCGCCCCCGCAAGCTGCTCACCGGCATCGGCGGCATGCTGCTCCTGACCGCCTGCTTCGTCATGTGCCTGGACGCGTCGATCCGCGCTTTCGGGGACAACACGACGAGCCTGAGCCTGGCCAGCGTCGCGGTCGTCTTCCTCGCGGGCAACGCACTCGGCTCCGCCGCGCCGACGCCGGGCGGTGTGGGCGCCGTCGAGGCGACGCTGACGGTGGGCCTCATCGCGGTCGGCCTCCCCAAGGAAGTGGCCGCCCCCGCGGTGCTCCTGTACCGCCTGCTCACCTTGTGGCTGCCCGTGCTGCCCGGGTGGCTGTTCTTCAACCACCTGTCGCGCAAGGGCGCCCTGTAG
- a CDS encoding MGMT family protein — MSEESRSAGELPEYPEYAERVLEVAELIPPGRVMTYGDVAEWLEEGGPRQVGRVMALYGGAVPWWRVVRADGALLPGHELRALGHYREENTPLREASRAAEGHLPRLDMKRARWDGRTRTEAHN; from the coding sequence ATGAGCGAGGAGAGCCGGTCGGCGGGAGAACTTCCCGAGTACCCCGAATACGCGGAGCGGGTCCTGGAGGTCGCCGAGCTGATCCCGCCGGGCCGCGTCATGACGTACGGGGACGTGGCGGAGTGGCTGGAGGAGGGCGGTCCGCGCCAGGTGGGCCGCGTGATGGCGCTCTACGGAGGCGCGGTGCCGTGGTGGCGTGTGGTGCGCGCGGACGGAGCGCTGCTGCCGGGCCACGAACTGCGGGCGCTCGGCCACTACCGGGAGGAGAACACGCCGCTGCGTGAAGCCTCCCGTGCGGCCGAAGGCCACCTGCCACGTCTCGACATGAAGCGGGCGCGATGGGACGGCCGGACACGTACGGAAGCTCACAATTGA